From a single Aquarana catesbeiana isolate 2022-GZ linkage group LG09, ASM4218655v1, whole genome shotgun sequence genomic region:
- the MRPL41 gene encoding large ribosomal subunit protein mL41, translated as MGVLQNVVRGLVRGSDRLAEITSKMGPNAFNRGRGSKKTGYLTSNHKFVKVKEMVPQFIVPDLTGFKLRPYVSYKAPPGEEEEMTAEKLFMETAAPAIQKDLEEGTFDANNLEKYGFETTQEGKLFKLYPKNYVQ; from the coding sequence ATGGGGGTGCTTCAGAATGTTGTCCGAGGCCTGGTTCGTGGTTCAGACAGGCTGGCTGAGATCACCAGTAAAATGGGACCAAATGCCTTCAACAGAGGACGAGGAAGCAAGAAAACAGGTTACCTGACCTCCAACCATAAGTTTGTCAAGGTGAAAGAAATGGTGCCGCAGTTCATAGTCCCTGATCTGACTGGGTTTAAGTTGAGGCCATACGTCTCCTACAAAGCTCCTCCAGGGGAGGAAGAGGAAATGACAGCCGAAAAGCTGTTTATGGAAACTGCAGCTCCTGCCATACAGAAGGACCTTGAAGAGGGAACCTTTGATGCTAATAACCTAGAAAAATATGGATTTGAGACCACACAGGAGGGCAAACTATTCAAGTTGTATCCAAAGAATTATGTTCAATAG